Proteins from a single region of Paenibacillus sp. BIHB 4019:
- a CDS encoding DUF4395 domain-containing protein — protein sequence MMREVPMRYVKANQVGIVAFVLLSFFFNQPLLLGILWMIQVVGLASAGKLNLFVRIAKLFIKETGTETQAAELQRFNNVLAVLFLTLALATAAFGWDIAAYAFSVMLLLAASAALLGYCIGCTVYFWYKQFRAGRKIGGI from the coding sequence ATGATGCGTGAAGTGCCGATGCGCTATGTAAAAGCGAACCAAGTTGGAATCGTTGCTTTTGTTCTTCTCTCCTTTTTCTTCAATCAACCTTTGTTATTGGGGATATTATGGATGATCCAAGTGGTCGGACTTGCTTCTGCGGGGAAGCTTAATTTATTTGTACGGATCGCGAAGCTGTTTATAAAAGAGACTGGCACGGAGACGCAAGCGGCTGAGCTGCAGCGCTTCAACAATGTGCTGGCTGTGCTTTTCCTTACGTTGGCGCTCGCAACCGCAGCGTTTGGCTGGGACATTGCAGCGTATGCATTCTCCGTTATGCTGCTGCTAGCCGCCAGCGCCGCCTTGCTAGGTTATTGCATCGGCTGCACCGTTTATTTTTGGTACAAGCAATTTCGCGCAGGCCGGAAAATAGGCGGTATTTAG
- a CDS encoding YhgE/Pip domain-containing protein encodes MGVFQVFWKEIKLLGKKPMVLLTLAGVALLPMLYSSFLVEGSWDPYGQTSKLPVAVVNLDQGADYEGKQLHIGEDFVDELGKNTDFSWSFVTQDQAKAGMSNNHYYMTITIPEQFSQDAATLTEAEPKQAEIIFEPNSDYNFVGAQIGSTAMKELKSKLSVQITEAYTRSMFEQIDKISDGLGKAGSGATELQDGAGKLGEGITTLKTNLNKLASGTADVQSGVKQLASGAGDLAKGAGTLKSGTATLSSGLSELSAAADKLDAGASSAGDGAAKLEAGLQAASVGSGKLSDGLTASEKASAQVAAGASQVADGLEQLVASSPELQSNEQLAKLLAASRQVATGSEQLHDGQKQLLAGSTDLAKGQKQLLDGAAKLSSGQQELAQGLHTFSTKMKEAAAGGQKTAEGASSLQAGAAKLQTGLGKLNGGVSELADGSKKLDDGAGQLADGSVKLVDGSGELASQLNEAASKSSEVQSGDSTVSMFAAPVKMTENTDHKLSHYGLGITPYFLSLALFMGALVFTTVFSLRNSGIANATPMQRFASRTLTFTMVSLVQSVIADTVLLYVLKLEVHSKPLFFLFTIITSLTFTWIVQMLVTWLDNPGRFAVIVLMILQLTSSAGTFPLEMLPDWMQKVNPWLPMTHSIIGFKAIVASGDYGVMREQMLILGIFAIIALALTFLYFYRQTGKNEKLQAITA; translated from the coding sequence ATGGGTGTATTTCAAGTATTTTGGAAGGAAATCAAGCTGCTCGGCAAGAAGCCGATGGTGCTGCTGACGTTAGCGGGGGTTGCTTTGCTGCCGATGCTGTACAGCAGTTTTCTAGTAGAAGGCTCGTGGGACCCTTACGGACAGACGAGCAAGCTGCCAGTAGCGGTTGTTAATCTTGACCAAGGGGCAGACTATGAAGGCAAGCAGCTGCATATTGGCGAAGATTTCGTCGATGAGCTGGGGAAAAATACGGACTTTAGCTGGTCATTCGTTACGCAGGATCAGGCAAAGGCCGGCATGAGCAATAATCATTATTATATGACGATAACGATTCCTGAGCAGTTTTCGCAGGATGCGGCGACGCTGACAGAGGCTGAGCCGAAGCAGGCGGAAATTATTTTTGAACCGAATAGCGATTATAACTTTGTAGGCGCACAAATCGGCAGCACGGCAATGAAAGAGCTGAAGTCGAAGCTGTCCGTGCAAATAACGGAAGCCTATACGCGCAGCATGTTTGAGCAAATCGATAAAATTTCCGATGGGCTTGGAAAAGCAGGCTCCGGCGCAACGGAGCTGCAAGATGGGGCCGGCAAGCTGGGCGAAGGCATTACGACGCTGAAAACGAATTTGAACAAGCTGGCGAGCGGCACAGCGGACGTTCAGTCAGGTGTGAAGCAGCTTGCGAGTGGAGCGGGCGACCTTGCCAAAGGCGCAGGCACTCTGAAGTCGGGAACTGCGACTTTGTCGAGCGGGCTTAGCGAGCTGTCAGCAGCCGCTGACAAGCTCGACGCTGGGGCAAGCAGCGCAGGCGATGGCGCTGCGAAGCTTGAAGCTGGCTTGCAAGCGGCAAGCGTTGGAAGCGGGAAGCTGTCCGATGGCTTGACGGCTTCGGAGAAGGCCAGCGCGCAGGTTGCGGCCGGCGCAAGCCAGGTCGCTGATGGTTTGGAGCAGCTCGTGGCGAGCAGCCCGGAGCTGCAGAGCAATGAGCAGCTGGCCAAGCTGCTGGCGGCCAGCCGCCAGGTGGCAACCGGAAGCGAGCAGCTTCACGACGGACAGAAGCAATTGCTGGCAGGCAGCACGGACCTTGCGAAAGGACAGAAGCAGCTGCTGGATGGAGCAGCTAAGCTTAGCAGCGGGCAGCAGGAGCTGGCTCAAGGGCTGCATACCTTCAGCACCAAGATGAAGGAAGCTGCGGCCGGCGGCCAGAAAACAGCAGAAGGCGCTTCAAGTCTGCAGGCTGGAGCTGCCAAGCTGCAAACAGGACTTGGCAAGCTGAACGGCGGCGTTAGCGAATTGGCCGACGGCTCGAAGAAGCTTGACGATGGCGCAGGCCAGCTTGCCGACGGCTCCGTAAAGCTTGTTGACGGATCGGGCGAGCTTGCAAGCCAATTAAATGAAGCGGCTAGTAAATCATCAGAAGTGCAGTCAGGAGACAGCACGGTTAGCATGTTTGCTGCTCCAGTCAAAATGACGGAAAACACCGATCATAAGCTAAGCCATTATGGGCTGGGCATTACGCCTTATTTCCTGTCACTGGCGCTGTTTATGGGTGCACTCGTATTTACGACGGTGTTCTCTCTAAGAAATTCTGGCATAGCAAATGCAACACCAATGCAGCGTTTTGCCAGCCGGACGCTGACGTTTACGATGGTCAGCCTCGTGCAGTCGGTCATTGCCGACACGGTTCTGCTCTACGTCCTCAAGCTCGAAGTTCATAGCAAGCCATTATTTTTCCTATTCACGATTATTACTAGCTTGACCTTTACATGGATTGTCCAAATGCTCGTCACATGGCTTGACAACCCGGGCCGCTTTGCGGTCATCGTGCTGATGATCTTGCAGCTGACCTCAAGCGCAGGAACGTTTCCGCTGGAGATGCTGCCTGACTGGATGCAGAAGGTGAACCCTTGGCTGCCAATGACACACAGCATTATTGGCTTCAAGGCGATTGTAGCAAGCGGAGATTATGGGGTTATGCGCGAGCAAATGTTGATTTTAGGCATTTTTGCGATTATTGCGCTCGCCTTGACCTTCCTGTATTTTTATCGCCAGACTGGAAAAAATGAAAAATTACAAGCCATTACCGCTTAA
- a CDS encoding acyltransferase family protein, protein MDNRRQSQGHMARNADEQAGNKTYRAGLDGIRAIAVIAVIVYHLHPGWMPGGLLGVGIFFVLSGYLITSILMHELERHGKIDLKAFWTRRAKRLLPGMLFMIAVTGSATLLFAYPHWSPFLTDLPGVLLYVSNWWLILHNVSYFESFGPASPLGHLWSLAVEEQFYLVWPLMLLAGLCFLKKRRALLLGILAMAALSAAAMAWLYQPDSDPSRVYYGTDTRMFGLLMGAVLALIWPFHKLKPRVSNEARLTLDIIGGTALLLTLLAFWYTNEYQPFLYLGGMLLLSVVSMLLIMTAAHPASRIGRLLSIPPLRFVGVRSYGLYLWHYPVVILTSPAVDTGDVSVMRLSLQVALMLVLATVSYKYVEQPLRQGSISRLFKQFPSWMAAHSYRRAFIAFFSVCIVVTMSFALRMDGLASIWSNKPISHVQASGNYAAGNADGSETEPAGQGSSSAGTGVAPSEPSTGAPGQTPSPGREPSTVESPEGSGEAITHASTKPSPSVKPSESGEDGGNRAPEHEVQPSQAETMVTAIGDSVMLDIQSALEKLVPGIAIDGQIGRQMSQAPPILEQLQKHGKLGDTVIIELGTNGAFASKQLARISELLKEHKKIILVNTRVPRPWEQIVNDALAKATRDNKNMVLVDWHAASSGKDDYFSQDGVHLTAKGAKVLAALIARAV, encoded by the coding sequence ATGGACAACCGCAGGCAGTCACAAGGACATATGGCACGAAATGCAGACGAGCAAGCAGGAAACAAAACGTACAGGGCTGGGCTTGACGGAATCCGAGCAATCGCCGTAATTGCGGTTATTGTGTATCATCTTCATCCCGGATGGATGCCGGGCGGACTGCTCGGTGTAGGCATCTTTTTTGTCCTATCCGGTTATTTGATTACTAGTATATTAATGCATGAGCTAGAACGACATGGAAAAATAGATTTGAAAGCTTTTTGGACCCGCAGGGCAAAAAGACTGCTTCCCGGCATGCTGTTTATGATCGCGGTCACCGGGTCAGCGACCTTGCTGTTTGCTTATCCGCATTGGTCTCCTTTTTTAACCGATTTGCCCGGCGTACTGCTATATGTGAGCAATTGGTGGCTCATTTTACATAACGTTTCTTATTTCGAAAGCTTTGGCCCCGCCTCGCCGCTCGGCCATTTATGGTCGCTTGCTGTAGAAGAACAGTTTTATTTGGTCTGGCCGCTTATGCTTCTAGCAGGGCTGTGTTTTTTGAAAAAGCGCCGTGCGCTGCTGCTAGGCATACTTGCGATGGCTGCCCTTTCGGCTGCTGCTATGGCATGGCTCTACCAGCCTGATAGCGATCCTAGCCGTGTTTATTATGGAACCGATACGCGGATGTTCGGCCTGCTAATGGGGGCGGTGCTAGCTTTAATATGGCCATTTCATAAGCTTAAACCTCGCGTATCCAATGAAGCGCGCCTTACGCTGGATATCATTGGAGGAACGGCGCTGCTCCTAACGCTGCTAGCTTTTTGGTATACGAACGAATATCAGCCCTTCTTATATCTGGGGGGCATGCTGCTGCTGTCCGTTGTGTCCATGCTGCTCATTATGACAGCGGCGCATCCAGCCAGCCGAATTGGCCGTTTGCTTTCGATTCCGCCGCTTCGGTTTGTCGGCGTTCGCTCTTACGGGCTATATTTATGGCATTATCCGGTCGTGATTTTGACGAGCCCGGCTGTTGATACCGGTGATGTTTCGGTTATGCGCCTAAGCTTGCAGGTTGCGTTGATGCTTGTGCTTGCCACCGTATCCTACAAATATGTTGAGCAGCCCCTTCGTCAAGGAAGCATTAGCAGGCTGTTCAAGCAATTCCCCAGTTGGATGGCCGCCCATTCCTATCGAAGAGCCTTTATCGCTTTCTTCAGTGTCTGCATAGTCGTCACGATGTCGTTTGCGCTGCGAATGGATGGGTTAGCGTCGATCTGGAGCAATAAACCGATCTCACATGTCCAGGCGTCGGGGAATTATGCCGCAGGGAATGCCGATGGTTCGGAGACGGAGCCTGCTGGGCAGGGGAGCTCTTCGGCTGGTACGGGCGTTGCACCGAGCGAGCCCAGCACGGGCGCACCCGGGCAGACGCCGTCGCCAGGCAGGGAGCCAAGTACAGTGGAAAGCCCTGAAGGAAGCGGCGAAGCGATTACCCATGCAAGCACCAAGCCGAGCCCGTCTGTTAAACCGAGCGAGTCAGGTGAGGACGGAGGCAATCGGGCGCCTGAGCATGAGGTGCAGCCTTCACAGGCTGAAACGATGGTAACCGCAATTGGCGATTCCGTCATGCTCGACATTCAGAGCGCTTTGGAAAAACTCGTTCCGGGCATAGCGATAGACGGTCAAATTGGCCGACAAATGTCCCAAGCTCCGCCCATTCTTGAGCAGCTCCAGAAACACGGCAAGCTTGGCGACACCGTTATTATTGAGCTGGGAACGAATGGCGCTTTCGCAAGCAAGCAACTTGCGCGAATTTCCGAGCTGCTTAAGGAGCATAAAAAAATTATATTGGTGAACACGAGGGTTCCGAGGCCTTGGGAGCAAATCGTCAACGATGCTCTAGCCAAAGCCACTAGAGATAATAAAAATATGGTTCTCGTTGACTGGCACGCGGCCAGCTCGGGCAAGGACGACTATTTTTCACAGGATGGTGTTCATCTGACGGCAAAAGGGGCAAAGGTGCTGGCTGCGCTGATTGCCCGGGCTGT
- a CDS encoding LamG-like jellyroll fold domain-containing protein, with protein sequence MVFLRNKLLRDIIASTMVLLLCFSVVSPVFAADENAIYKNAVAAVAEAAVSETAGPTAEEGVTEAITLDETAHAEATAAAVPDGLLLHYNFDDTAGSTVKDRSLNGYDGLLAGGAAFTADGKINGAIDLFGTDGYVKLPDGLLSSTHDMTIATWVKADSLGTWARVFDFGTSTTNWMFLTLKNNAGVAHFAALPQGNGENALAGPAFPASSSWQHVAVVISGNTYTMFINGIQVATVSNMQNDPSELGFTTNNYIGKSQFAADPYFDGKIDDFRIYDRALSASELVSLVGEALSDIEIIAYDKNWLELGDTTQQTKDLTLPAAGPGGTAITWASSDPATVSAEGKVTRPEAGQGDKTVILTATIAKGAEQDTKSFTIIVWELDSASYTLNINGREAAHEVSPTLYGIFYEDINYAADGGLYGEMVQNRSFEFGTSLYAWSKTAYGGAAGELTTATDRALNASNPRFARLTITNAGSAAGAGAGLANAGYSGLAVASGETYHFSVYARSASPLTKPLVAQLRGQNDAVYGSCEVTGITADWQKLGCAIQSSAASSNAKLVVIGMEQAVIDLDMVSLFPEKTWQNRTNGLRYDLAEMLDNLNPGFLRFPGGCIVEGGSLENRYRWKNTIGDVAERQVQRNQWAANYYQSFGLGFHEYFQLSEDIGAEPLPIIFIGQVSCHGNPPKVPMNELDPYIQDALDLIEYANGPVESTWGAVRAANGHPEPFQMKYLGVGNELWGQDYLDRYEVFYDAIKAKYPDIQLVLSAGAFPEDSMFHYAYDWLGSNGNKADLVDEHMYQSPQWFYNNVNRYDHYSRSGPKVFVGEYAAHGTGKKNNMESALAEAAFMTGLERNSDVVAMSSFAPLFARQGNTQWTTDLIWFDNSQAYGTPNYYVQQLFSRHVGQQLMPSQLQKNKSYSSSTVQGSIALGAWSTSVEYDDVTVTANDGTILLQNDFSDPSTLSQWSSFKGAWSMDSGVLKQSSTSTTDARLLLKDGQQWSNYTLQLKAKKAAGSEGFLIGFGAKDTDNYYWWNLGGWSNTLTVIEQAVGGTKSNVSNSLNSGVEANRWYDIKIELQGSLIRCYLDGVLVHEVDRDPGPLYSVTTKDEKTGDLIVKVVNIGGSEQTSIVNVDADYIDGSATVLELKAASAAAENSFAMPENVMPEVKEVAGIGQSFTYDFPAYSVTVLRLRTVPGAVITAIQPVQVKAAVGAVPLLPASVSVSKSDGSEQHANVQWGKIDEEQMSKTGLFKVKGEVAGTYLTAEATVLVAEEDGGPTPTPTPTPEPTPTPSPEPSASTTPQPTPSATPSPGETPQPTASATPTPSATPNPTSSPSGGSSSSQPTATPVVTGGGKQLVEVDEKTVKAAQESAIDGKIKLKINSNAEANEWQVKIPLTRLLEAGSTEKAKWLEIDTGFAIVTLSLKRLENNKGTAPKTLTLTITKADISKLPAATQQQLAGAVVYDFQLEVNGVKVSDFDGREDIVVAIPYSLQPGENPHQVIICYITDSGALEAVKNSNYDSISGSVVFKPKHFSKYAVMYKKAGFNDVTKAWQQQAIGAIAARDIISGTGGGQFKPEAVVTRAEFIAMLMNGLDLTEANALTPLSDVQQGAWYYDAVATAYKLGIVKGKSDGSFGVHDKITRQDMAVMAYQATKYAELELAEEAAAPFSDQHAISVYAKKGVAAMQAAGIVSGMGQNEFAPQAAATRAQAAVMIYKLLGLQGE encoded by the coding sequence ATGGTTTTTTTGCGCAATAAGCTTTTACGAGATATCATAGCAAGCACGATGGTGCTGTTGCTGTGCTTCTCTGTTGTGTCCCCGGTGTTTGCAGCGGATGAGAATGCCATTTATAAAAATGCGGTGGCTGCTGTAGCAGAAGCTGCCGTATCAGAAACGGCTGGCCCAACAGCTGAAGAAGGGGTCACTGAAGCTATAACTCTTGATGAAACAGCTCATGCAGAAGCGACAGCTGCAGCAGTGCCAGATGGCCTGCTGCTTCATTACAACTTTGATGATACAGCAGGCAGTACGGTGAAAGACCGCTCATTGAACGGATATGACGGCTTATTGGCAGGAGGAGCGGCCTTCACGGCAGATGGCAAAATAAATGGAGCCATTGATTTATTTGGCACGGATGGTTATGTTAAGCTGCCCGATGGTTTGCTTTCGTCCACCCATGATATGACTATCGCCACTTGGGTGAAGGCGGACAGCTTGGGAACGTGGGCGCGAGTGTTTGATTTTGGCACCAGCACGACGAATTGGATGTTCCTGACTTTAAAAAATAATGCAGGTGTGGCGCATTTCGCGGCATTACCGCAAGGGAACGGGGAAAATGCTTTGGCTGGCCCGGCTTTTCCGGCATCCAGCTCATGGCAGCATGTAGCGGTTGTCATTTCCGGCAACACGTATACGATGTTTATCAATGGCATTCAAGTGGCCACCGTAAGCAATATGCAAAATGACCCCTCCGAGCTTGGCTTTACGACGAACAATTATATTGGCAAATCCCAATTTGCGGCAGATCCTTATTTTGACGGGAAAATCGACGATTTCCGCATCTATGACCGCGCATTATCGGCAAGCGAGCTTGTCTCTCTAGTTGGGGAGGCGTTAAGCGATATCGAAATCATTGCTTATGATAAAAACTGGCTGGAGCTGGGCGATACGACACAGCAGACGAAGGATTTGACCCTTCCCGCGGCAGGTCCAGGGGGGACGGCTATTACTTGGGCTTCTTCTGATCCGGCAACGGTGAGCGCAGAGGGAAAGGTAACGCGCCCGGAAGCAGGACAAGGCGATAAGACGGTCATCCTGACAGCGACGATTGCGAAAGGGGCGGAGCAGGATACAAAATCTTTTACCATCATAGTATGGGAGCTGGATTCGGCATCCTACACCTTGAATATTAATGGAAGAGAGGCGGCTCATGAGGTGAGCCCGACGTTATACGGCATTTTTTATGAAGATATCAACTATGCGGCGGACGGCGGATTATATGGGGAAATGGTGCAAAATCGCTCCTTTGAATTCGGCACTTCTCTGTACGCTTGGAGCAAAACCGCTTATGGCGGCGCTGCGGGCGAGCTGACGACCGCAACGGATAGAGCGCTGAACGCCAGCAATCCGCGATTCGCACGCCTGACGATTACGAATGCGGGCAGTGCTGCCGGGGCAGGCGCTGGGCTAGCGAATGCAGGCTATTCCGGCCTAGCTGTAGCAAGCGGCGAAACGTATCATTTCAGCGTGTATGCAAGGAGCGCAAGTCCTTTGACAAAACCGTTAGTTGCACAGCTTAGAGGACAAAATGACGCGGTTTATGGCTCCTGCGAGGTGACCGGCATTACAGCTGATTGGCAGAAGCTTGGCTGTGCCATTCAATCGAGTGCCGCCAGCTCGAACGCCAAGCTCGTCGTTATCGGAATGGAGCAGGCGGTCATTGATTTGGATATGGTGTCGCTGTTCCCGGAGAAGACGTGGCAAAATCGCACAAACGGGCTGCGCTACGATCTAGCCGAAATGCTGGACAATTTAAATCCGGGCTTTCTCCGTTTTCCGGGCGGCTGCATCGTGGAAGGCGGCTCTCTTGAAAACCGTTACAGATGGAAAAATACAATAGGCGACGTAGCAGAGCGCCAAGTCCAGCGCAATCAATGGGCGGCCAATTATTATCAATCGTTCGGACTCGGCTTCCATGAATATTTCCAGCTGTCTGAGGATATTGGCGCCGAGCCTTTGCCGATTATTTTCATCGGTCAGGTGTCCTGTCACGGCAATCCGCCGAAAGTGCCGATGAACGAGCTTGACCCATATATTCAAGACGCGCTTGATCTCATTGAATACGCGAATGGGCCGGTTGAATCCACTTGGGGGGCCGTACGCGCTGCAAACGGTCATCCTGAGCCTTTTCAGATGAAATATCTTGGAGTGGGCAATGAATTGTGGGGCCAGGATTACTTGGACCGGTATGAAGTGTTTTATGATGCGATAAAAGCAAAATATCCCGATATTCAGCTGGTGCTGAGCGCGGGCGCTTTTCCAGAAGATTCGATGTTCCATTATGCCTATGATTGGCTTGGAAGCAATGGCAATAAAGCGGATTTGGTCGATGAGCATATGTATCAGAGTCCGCAGTGGTTTTACAATAATGTCAATCGGTATGACCACTACAGCCGCAGCGGGCCGAAGGTTTTTGTAGGCGAATATGCAGCGCACGGAACGGGCAAAAAAAACAACATGGAAAGCGCCCTTGCCGAAGCGGCGTTTATGACGGGGCTTGAGCGAAATTCGGACGTTGTAGCGATGTCTTCGTTCGCGCCTTTATTTGCAAGGCAAGGCAATACGCAGTGGACGACCGATTTAATTTGGTTTGACAACAGCCAGGCGTACGGAACGCCGAACTATTACGTGCAGCAGTTGTTCAGCCGCCATGTCGGCCAGCAGCTTATGCCATCCCAGCTTCAGAAAAATAAAAGCTATAGCAGCAGCACCGTTCAAGGCTCGATTGCATTGGGCGCTTGGAGCACAAGTGTAGAGTATGATGATGTAACGGTTACGGCTAACGACGGCACGATTTTGCTGCAAAATGATTTCAGCGATCCGTCGACGCTTTCGCAGTGGAGCAGCTTCAAGGGCGCTTGGTCAATGGACAGCGGCGTGCTGAAGCAATCCTCCACAAGTACAACGGATGCGCGGCTTCTGTTGAAGGATGGCCAGCAATGGAGCAATTACACGCTGCAATTGAAAGCGAAGAAGGCGGCGGGCTCCGAAGGCTTCCTGATCGGATTTGGCGCCAAGGATACCGACAACTATTATTGGTGGAATCTTGGCGGCTGGTCGAACACGTTGACTGTAATTGAGCAGGCGGTTGGCGGCACCAAGTCGAACGTCAGCAATTCCTTGAACAGCGGAGTAGAAGCCAATCGTTGGTATGATATTAAAATCGAATTGCAGGGCTCGCTCATCCGCTGTTATTTGGATGGCGTGTTGGTGCATGAGGTGGATCGGGACCCCGGCCCGCTTTACAGCGTGACGACGAAGGATGAGAAAACAGGTGATCTGATCGTCAAGGTCGTGAATATTGGCGGCAGCGAGCAAACCTCAATCGTAAATGTGGATGCTGATTATATCGACGGCAGCGCGACCGTGCTGGAGCTGAAGGCGGCATCGGCTGCGGCGGAGAATTCATTTGCCATGCCGGAAAATGTAATGCCTGAGGTGAAGGAGGTTGCCGGAATAGGCCAATCCTTTACTTATGATTTTCCCGCCTATTCGGTCACTGTATTGAGACTGAGAACGGTGCCTGGAGCAGTCATAACAGCGATTCAGCCTGTACAGGTTAAAGCTGCTGTTGGAGCGGTGCCGCTGCTCCCCGCTTCCGTATCCGTCAGCAAGAGCGACGGCAGCGAGCAGCATGCAAACGTGCAATGGGGAAAAATAGATGAGGAGCAAATGAGCAAAACAGGCCTTTTCAAAGTAAAAGGCGAGGTGGCCGGCACCTACTTGACGGCGGAGGCAACCGTTCTTGTTGCGGAAGAGGACGGGGGCCCGACGCCGACGCCAACTCCGACACCGGAGCCAACGCCAACGCCGTCGCCTGAGCCGTCTGCAAGTACAACGCCGCAGCCGACGCCAAGTGCGACACCATCGCCAGGCGAGACGCCGCAGCCAACCGCGAGTGCGACACCGACGCCAAGCGCAACGCCGAATCCGACATCTAGCCCGTCGGGCGGTTCGAGCTCATCGCAGCCAACTGCGACACCTGTGGTGACGGGAGGCGGCAAGCAGCTGGTGGAGGTGGATGAAAAAACGGTGAAGGCCGCGCAGGAAAGCGCCATTGATGGCAAAATCAAGCTTAAGATCAATTCAAATGCTGAGGCAAATGAATGGCAAGTGAAAATCCCGCTTACGCGATTATTAGAAGCTGGAAGCACAGAGAAAGCCAAGTGGCTCGAAATCGATACAGGCTTTGCCATTGTAACGTTATCCTTGAAACGGCTTGAGAATAATAAAGGCACAGCGCCAAAAACCTTGACTCTTACCATAACGAAAGCGGATATTTCCAAGCTGCCTGCCGCGACGCAGCAGCAACTGGCGGGTGCAGTCGTCTATGACTTCCAGCTGGAAGTGAATGGGGTGAAGGTCAGCGATTTTGATGGGCGAGAGGATATTGTTGTAGCTATACCATATTCCTTGCAGCCTGGTGAAAATCCGCATCAAGTCATTATTTGCTATATAACGGATAGTGGAGCGCTGGAAGCTGTGAAAAATAGCAACTATGATTCGATAAGCGGCAGCGTGGTGTTTAAGCCCAAGCATTTCAGCAAATATGCTGTCATGTACAAGAAAGCCGGCTTCAACGATGTAACGAAAGCATGGCAGCAGCAAGCGATTGGTGCGATAGCTGCCCGCGATATCATCAGCGGGACGGGCGGAGGACAATTTAAACCGGAAGCTGTCGTGACGAGAGCGGAATTTATCGCCATGCTGATGAATGGACTGGATTTGACGGAGGCGAATGCTCTAACACCGCTGAGTGATGTCCAGCAAGGCGCATGGTATTATGACGCCGTTGCCACAGCCTATAAACTCGGGATCGTTAAAGGAAAATCAGACGGCAGCTTTGGGGTGCATGACAAAATTACAAGACAAGATATGGCGGTCATGGCCTATCAGGCAACGAAATATGCGGAGCTCGAGTTAGCTGAGGAAGCAGCAGCACCATTTTCAGACCAGCATGCCATTTCGGTATACGCCAAAAAAGGTGTTGCTGCCATGCAAGCGGCTGGAATCGTGAGCGGCATGGGCCAAAATGAATTTGCTCCACAGGCCGCGGCTACACGGGCACAGGCAGCAGTAATGATCTACAAGCTTCTGGGCTTGCAAGGCGAATAA
- a CDS encoding TetR/AcrR family transcriptional regulator yields the protein MAIDRKTLILEAAAQSFAQFGYKATTMDLVSKIANVGKGTIYTFFKTKEELFEEILGKAFAELQSIMCEGTKQDAAFSDNLFNVLDSILDFRSDHELAVKLSQEVRDIGTVQALEGIRRMEQFALDFLKQQLERAIDNGEVKPCNPAIAAFMIFRLYIGLTSDWNKLSEPLSKDEIKQNMLSFIAYGIVADPVK from the coding sequence ATGGCGATTGATCGCAAAACATTGATTTTGGAAGCGGCGGCGCAGTCGTTTGCACAGTTTGGCTATAAGGCGACGACGATGGATCTCGTTTCGAAAATCGCAAATGTAGGCAAAGGGACGATTTACACCTTTTTCAAGACGAAGGAAGAGCTGTTTGAGGAAATTCTCGGCAAAGCCTTTGCAGAGCTGCAAAGCATTATGTGCGAGGGGACGAAGCAGGACGCGGCTTTTAGCGACAATTTGTTTAATGTGCTTGATTCGATTCTCGATTTCCGCTCCGACCATGAGCTGGCAGTGAAGCTTTCGCAGGAGGTTCGAGACATTGGAACGGTGCAGGCGCTTGAGGGCATTCGCCGAATGGAGCAGTTTGCGCTGGATTTTCTGAAGCAGCAGCTTGAACGGGCGATTGACAATGGCGAGGTGAAGCCTTGCAATCCGGCGATTGCCGCGTTTATGATTTTTCGGCTGTACATTGGATTGACGTCCGATTGGAATAAGCTGAGCGAGCCGCTAAGCAAGGATGAGATTAAGCAAAATATGCTTTCCTTTATCGCCTATGGCATTGTCGCCGATCCGGTAAAGTAA